TACATTAACAAGCAGCATTTTCAGTCATTTATTTTACTGACTGTTAAACGGCTGTGGCTGTCTTTTATTCAACTCCGCACGATCAACTCTGACATGGTTTTGTGAACTACTTTCCTTTTTGTCATTTTCCAAATTATTCTTCTCACTTGCACAGTTGCACCTCACCCTTCATCTCTTTTGTACTTTTCATCTTTCCTTGTTCTTTTAATTCTTTTCCAATTTTGGAGTATTCTGATCACTCATTTTTATaatttgacaaaaaaaattattaattactcTTATGAAAACTTTCTCGCCCAATCTTATGTTTTCAAAACAATTTTGGTGAGCTTGAATTCATGTGTGAGAAAGctctataattttaaataattattagaaaacATCGTTTTTTTCTCAACTTTTTAAATCAATTTTCAATTCAACCATATTTTtttacttaaattttttttagatgaaataatattttcatttaattaaatattgtttttctatcataattattatttatttgaatattttcaaaaatatataatgaTAAACTAGCAAAGtatgaataaataaaatttttaaccaaataaaaatatCCAATTTATTTTCTATATCtatcaatttaaaattatttacatattaattaatattatctAAATATACATAATTATAAACAAACCACCCTAAATATAAGTGATAAGGGGTAAAGTAGGTATCTTAATTCAATATAAAATAGTCTCTGACTCTATGCATATCAGTGAACTCATTGACAAAAAATCATATGTATCAATAAATtgagtgtgtctcatgtgagatcgtctcacggatcttaatatatgagacgggtcaaccctacccatattcaaaataaaaaataatactcttagcataaaaagtaatgctttttcatggatgacccaaataaaagatccgtctcacaaatatgacctgtgagatcgtctcacacaagtttttgtccaatAAATTTTAcccattttaaatttataatgtatATTTATTTACACATTGATTCTATATACAAGAGCTAGTGCTCCGGACAGACTAAAAAGTACGTTAAAAAAGAGTTGTGGTCAGTGGCAGAGCAGCTTCAATCCTTAAATCAATGTCGCCGTTGTCATGATTGAGATGCCTCTTTTTTCGATTCCGGGAGTTGGGACTCTTTTAGATTCTTTTCCATAATTGACCATCCGGGTTTCTCCAGTTTTGAGATTGCTTTATtgattaaaacaaaaacaaaacaaaattggATTCACGGGATCTGTTTCAGAAAAAAAGGTCAGATTTTTCCTTCAATTTGGATAATTATAACAGCCGTGAGTACATCCACGCACATCTCTTTTTTTGGCAAATATGGCATGCATCAATCTTCTGGTTCTTTGTGAACTAGTGGATTTGAAGATTTCATTTTTTCACTGAAGAGAGAGGCTGGGTCTTATTGGGGTTGCATAAAGTATCAGTTTCTTCTATCCCTTTGGCTTCAAGGCTGGGTCTCTCATTCATGTCCGTGCTTTCTGGTTTTAAGAGATATAGGATCTAGATCTGAGCTAAATGTCGATTTTATCACGGTAAAGAATTATTGGGTTCATTTCTCTACCGTCCTTATCCTgttctttaattattttttaaaaaaatttctttggtatcATCGATATCGATCCGTATCTGAAGTATTGCTAGTTGAATTGGTTGTGATTGGCCGTTACTTCTGCCTGTCAGAATAGGGAATAGTGGGCTCAATTCTTAATAGTTTCCGCTGATTTAAGTGTTTGAAATTAATGGGATCTGAATGAATGCCGGGTCTAAAATAGACAAGAGCTTCAGACTTATATTAAATTGATTTGATTTCTTAAACTTGAAGATTGAAACTCAAATGGACTTATCCCACCGCAGACACTTGAGATCATTTGGACTGCATTGGAGTTCCCTGGCCTGCAAATGCGTGTTCTTGGTGGTCATTGTTTTGGTTTTTAGAGTAGTTTGTCTTCATAGTTTCTCAGGCTTTGGCCGCAGTGAGGACAATTTCTTTGCTGTCAAAAGCAGGCCATTGACGTCGAATTCAGATTCTCTCACAGGAAAACCCAAGTTTTTAGAGGTTCCTCAAATCATATGGGGCTTGAATAACCAAAAAATTGCATTAGCAAGAGCTTGTTTGACCGCAAGAATGCTGAATCGAACACTTCTAATGCCTAGTTTGAGTGCCTCACTTTTTTATAAAGAGGTGGATCTGCTGAAACCCGTTTCATTTGATAAGATCTTCCAGTTTGAGAAGTTCAATTCTCTCTGCAAGGGGTTTGTTCAATTGAGTCGGTACTCACAAGTTATTAACAGAACTGACCTTCTTGAGCTCCGGAAGGGAAGTGGAAGGAGATGGACCATTGACGACGATCTACATCAGCTGAGACGTTTCAGTCAGCATCCATTTGATGAATACGAAATAATTCGAATAGTAGGTAAGAACCCTTTTCTGTGGCATGATCATTGGCCAGTCAAAGAATATGCAAAGgtatttgagtgcttagttctggGGAAGATATATCAAGAGAAGCTGACAGGGTTGTTTCCAAGATTAGGGAGATCGGATTAAAAGTAAACAAAGATGTTGGTTCACCACGAACTAATGGACTCGATTCAATGTTGCAGCCAGTTCCATATGCAGCAGTTCACATGAGAATTGAAAAGGACTGGATGATTCACTGCAAAAAGCTGGAGCAGAGATTAAATATCAGTGAAATTTGTAGCAGTAAGGATCAGATTATCCAAAGTGTTGGAAACATCAAGGGTCTGAAAACTCCAATAATTATTTACCTTGCAGTAGCGGATGATCTTCTTGAAGATGACTCGATAATGGTTGGTTGGAAGGCAGGATTACTTCCCTTCGAGAAGAAAAAGTTGGGTGTTCTCGATTTATACAAGAAGCACCCATATCTGATTCAATCAGCAATTGACTATGAAGTCTGCTTGAGATCTGACGTGTTCGTTGGAAACAGCTTTTCAACTTTCTCTAGCCTTGTAGTTCTTGATAGAACTcaaaaaatgatcaatatgGGTGTAAAACGACCATGTGGAATGATTGTCAGATGGCCATCTTATGCCTATAATTTAGAAGGTGAATCGAAAAGCCCTCGTCCATGGGCAACGAATATGTCCAAGTCAAGCCTTCAAGCAATTAGTTATGGTTCAAATCATATTTCTTGCTCATGATTTTTGAACACGGTCATACTCTCGAGGATTTCACACGGTTGACTTCAGCTAGCCCTTTTGGAGGACACATTGGTATGGCTTCATTATCTGTTTTAGAAAACTTGAGGAATACATAATGAAACAACATGCAAGGCATACTTTTCTTTGAAAATCTTGGACTTTAGGAGTTGAGAGATGAACACCACTTTCCGTGAGACAAATATTATCTTCTGTTCCCTTCCGTGGTTTACTCGCAAGCAGTCTAAGATCTTGTGTATATGTTATGTGGAAACAAATCGATCCTCTTGGTGCACAGTAGTGCTTGAAATGGCCCAATTCTGCAAATTTCTGTTTGAGTCGTTGGATGCATATTTCTACTTGAAAATACTGCTCAGTTATTTTTGTTGGTTCCTTGTTAAATTAAAATACCTCTAATTAATTATCCTGGATGGCGAACTTGTCCTTTGCGTGTGCAGATAGTGTATAGTAAACGAGTGCGTGGTCCACAGGATAATTGAACAAAAGGCAAAACATATATAATATGTATCAGCTGGATGCATTCATTGGCTTGGGATCAAATCAATATACCTGCTAGCTAGTAATACACGCATCACATGAATACACCATACTGTTGCTTCAAATGTCTTAAACAATTTTACTTATTTGATGATCAAGtccaaatatatttatatttgttaAATAATTACAAATAAAAGTTTTCTTTCATAACAAAAGCATTTATTGCACCGGATAAATTAAACTTAAtagtaaaaaataaatttatataactAGTGGTATgattatttgataaaatataTAGTGGTATTAATTATCTTAAAGAAGCATTTATAGAGATTTCAATACTTAGTTAAATATTAATGAATTTTTACTACAACCTATGTTATCTGTCACGGCCCAGCCACCGTTGATATTATTTGTTTAGGTTCACAGCACTTCAATGCCTAACATTTCTTTCATGGGTTTGCCTAAGGGCTTCACGGT
This region of Primulina eburnea isolate SZY01 chromosome 14, ASM2296580v1, whole genome shotgun sequence genomic DNA includes:
- the LOC140812162 gene encoding LOW QUALITY PROTEIN: O-fucosyltransferase 23 (The sequence of the model RefSeq protein was modified relative to this genomic sequence to represent the inferred CDS: inserted 1 base in 1 codon) — encoded protein: MDLSHRRHLRSFGLHWSSLACKCVFLVVIVLVFRVVCLHSFSGFGRSEDNFFAVKSRPLTSNSDSLTGKPKFLEVPQIIWGLNNQKIALARACLTARMLNRTLLMPSLSASLFYKEVDLLKPVSFDKIFQFEKFNSLCKGFVQLSRYSQVINRTDLLELRKGSGRRWTIDDDLHQLRRFSQHPFDEYEIIRIVGKNPFLWHDHWPVKEYAKVFECLVLXEDISREADRVVSKIREIGLKVNKDVGSPRTNGLDSMLQPVPYAAVHMRIEKDWMIHCKKLEQRLNISEICSSKDQIIQSVGNIKGLKTPIIIYLAVADDLLEDDSIMVGWKAGLLPFEKKKLGVLDLYKKHPYLIQSAIDYEVCLRSDVFVGNSFSTFSSLVVLDRTQKMINMGVKRPCGMIVRWPSYAYNLEGESKSPRPWATNMSKSSLQAISYGSNHISCS